Proteins encoded in a region of the uncultured Paludibaculum sp. genome:
- the cydB gene encoding cytochrome d ubiquinol oxidase subunit II — translation MVEAWFGILCLMIAFFVILDGWDIGAGMLHFVVARDQDERRVLIAAVGPLWSWHEVWLVGTGGVLFVAFPRVLSIAFPGYYLALFLVLWTLVMRGISLEFRGHIDDRMWRSFWDFGIAVSNTLLAVLFGAALGNVIRGMPLGADAELSLPLFTHFGVQGSVGILDWYTLSVAVFTVVCLAAHGASYLALKTMDAVHERSRRLSGWLWLTAAALLAMVSGMTWVVRPELFVGLAARPIAWLTAGVLAGGAVAILTGVRSGADIRVFLGGCAVIAGLLATAAVSLFPVMLHSTLDARYSITAFNGSADPSSLRAAVWWWPVAFVLSFFYFGFIGKHYMGRVEVSKDSQQPY, via the coding sequence ATGGTGGAGGCATGGTTCGGGATTCTGTGCCTGATGATCGCGTTCTTCGTGATCCTGGACGGTTGGGATATCGGGGCCGGGATGCTCCACTTCGTGGTGGCGCGCGATCAGGACGAGCGACGGGTGCTGATTGCGGCGGTGGGTCCACTTTGGAGTTGGCATGAGGTGTGGCTGGTGGGTACGGGCGGGGTGCTGTTTGTTGCGTTTCCGCGCGTGCTCTCGATTGCATTTCCGGGGTACTACCTGGCCTTGTTCCTGGTGTTGTGGACGCTGGTGATGCGGGGGATCTCGCTGGAGTTCCGGGGGCATATCGACGACAGGATGTGGCGGTCGTTCTGGGACTTTGGGATCGCGGTGTCGAACACGCTGCTGGCCGTGTTGTTTGGGGCGGCGCTGGGGAATGTGATACGGGGCATGCCCTTGGGTGCCGATGCGGAGCTGAGCCTGCCGCTGTTCACGCACTTTGGGGTGCAGGGGAGCGTCGGCATTCTGGACTGGTACACACTCTCGGTCGCGGTGTTCACCGTGGTCTGCCTGGCGGCGCACGGGGCGTCGTACCTGGCCCTGAAGACGATGGATGCCGTCCATGAGCGAAGCCGGCGGCTTTCGGGCTGGCTTTGGCTGACGGCCGCGGCCCTGCTGGCGATGGTGAGCGGGATGACGTGGGTGGTGCGGCCCGAGTTGTTTGTCGGGCTCGCCGCGCGTCCCATTGCGTGGCTGACCGCCGGCGTGCTGGCGGGCGGTGCGGTGGCGATTTTGACCGGGGTGCGGTCAGGGGCGGACATCCGTGTGTTTCTGGGTGGATGCGCGGTGATTGCGGGGCTGCTGGCAACGGCGGCGGTGAGCCTGTTTCCGGTGATGCTGCATTCGACTTTAGATGCGCGGTACTCCATCACGGCGTTCAACGGGTCGGCCGACCCGTCGAGCCTGCGAGCGGCGGTGTGGTGGTGGCCGGTGGCGTTTGTGCTGTCGTTTTTCTACTTCGGGTTTATCGGGAAGCACTACATGGGCCGTGTGGAGGTCTCGAAGGATTCGCAGCAGCCTTACTGA
- a CDS encoding TetR/AcrR family transcriptional regulator: MAVQGKTKHEVLSAFRTAEILGAARKVFAEKGFNDATMDQIAEAGGLSKGTVYLYFPSKRDVYLAALMHGAQELGVLTTQRMAAAEGFRAKIRAFFQTRLQYLEENRDFFQIYHSEFGNIMHPVALCQDFRDLYLKNLVAFEAVLKEGMEAGEIRASNLPTIASAIYDMAKGTMMRRLIGPTGTSVDEDVETLTDLAWKGISN; this comes from the coding sequence ATGGCCGTACAGGGCAAAACCAAACACGAAGTGCTCTCCGCCTTTCGCACCGCCGAGATCCTCGGCGCGGCGCGTAAAGTCTTTGCGGAGAAGGGATTTAACGACGCCACGATGGACCAGATCGCGGAAGCGGGTGGTTTGTCAAAGGGCACGGTGTACCTCTACTTTCCATCCAAACGCGACGTCTACCTGGCGGCGCTGATGCATGGCGCCCAGGAATTGGGTGTGCTGACGACGCAGAGGATGGCGGCGGCGGAAGGGTTCCGGGCGAAGATCCGGGCCTTCTTCCAGACGCGCCTGCAGTACCTGGAGGAGAACCGGGATTTCTTCCAGATCTACCACTCGGAGTTCGGCAACATCATGCACCCGGTGGCGCTTTGCCAGGACTTCCGGGACCTTTACCTGAAAAACCTGGTGGCGTTTGAGGCCGTGCTGAAGGAAGGCATGGAGGCGGGGGAGATCCGCGCCTCGAACCTGCCCACTATTGCGTCGGCGATCTACGACATGGCGAAGGGGACGATGATGCGGCGCCTGATTGGGCCGACCGGGACCAGCGTGGATGAGGACGTGGAGACACTGACGGACCTGGCCTGGAAAGGGATTTCCAACTGA
- a CDS encoding TolC family protein produces the protein MRGIHLAILGGLLAGAVAGQQNPFLGAVPEGQATAGPMALTLHQAVERGLKHNLGAVLAGQSSKEARGERLVALSQLLPNINGRVTETSQQVNLAAFGFDSFPGIRPIIGPFGVFDTRATVSQTILNFRSLRGSQASVAAQKASELSYKDARDTVTLVVTSLYLQSASELSRIEAVEAQVAAAQALYNQAVDFKKEGMVPGIDVLRAQVELQTQKQRLIAARNSFEKSKLSLGRAIGLPDGQEIRLADVMPEATPPAPAMEEALTRAYEGRMDYLSLSSRVKAAELSARAASAGYLPSVGFSGDYGVLGKSPVNMHGTFTAGVGVNIPIFQGGRVKGEVLEAQAALAKERAQLDNLRGQIAFELRSALLDLKSTAEQLDVNRSAVSLAKQQSEQARDRFAAGVTNNLEVVQAQEAVATANENFISSLYSYNLARAQLARAMGGIEKNVDVLFPEGKQ, from the coding sequence ATGAGGGGCATACACTTAGCGATTCTGGGCGGGCTGCTGGCGGGGGCGGTTGCGGGGCAGCAGAATCCGTTTCTAGGGGCGGTGCCGGAGGGTCAGGCGACAGCCGGACCGATGGCGCTAACGCTGCACCAGGCGGTGGAGCGGGGCCTGAAGCACAACCTGGGGGCGGTGCTAGCCGGGCAGTCGTCCAAAGAGGCGCGGGGGGAACGACTGGTGGCGCTGAGCCAGTTGCTGCCGAACATCAATGGCCGGGTGACCGAGACTTCGCAGCAGGTGAACCTGGCGGCGTTCGGGTTCGATTCGTTCCCTGGGATCCGTCCGATCATCGGGCCGTTTGGCGTGTTTGATACGCGAGCGACGGTGTCGCAGACGATTCTGAACTTCCGGTCGCTGCGCGGGTCGCAGGCGAGTGTGGCGGCGCAGAAGGCATCGGAGCTGTCGTACAAGGACGCCCGGGATACGGTGACGCTGGTTGTGACTTCACTGTACCTACAGTCGGCGTCGGAGTTGAGCCGGATCGAGGCCGTGGAGGCGCAGGTGGCGGCGGCGCAAGCACTTTATAACCAAGCGGTTGACTTCAAGAAAGAGGGCATGGTGCCGGGCATTGATGTCCTGCGGGCCCAGGTGGAGTTACAGACGCAGAAGCAGCGGCTGATCGCGGCACGGAACTCCTTCGAGAAGAGCAAGTTGTCACTGGGCCGGGCGATCGGGCTGCCCGACGGGCAGGAGATCCGGCTGGCCGATGTGATGCCGGAAGCGACACCGCCGGCTCCGGCCATGGAAGAGGCGCTGACCCGGGCGTATGAGGGGCGGATGGACTACCTGAGCCTGTCGAGCCGGGTGAAGGCGGCTGAGTTGTCGGCGCGCGCGGCGTCGGCCGGGTATCTGCCGTCGGTGGGGTTCAGCGGCGACTACGGGGTTCTGGGGAAGAGTCCGGTGAACATGCACGGCACGTTCACGGCGGGCGTCGGCGTGAACATCCCGATCTTTCAGGGTGGCCGGGTGAAGGGCGAGGTGCTGGAGGCCCAGGCGGCTCTGGCCAAGGAGCGGGCGCAGCTCGATAATTTGCGCGGGCAGATCGCGTTTGAGCTGCGGAGCGCGTTGCTGGACCTGAAGTCGACGGCTGAGCAGTTGGACGTGAACCGCTCAGCCGTATCGCTGGCGAAGCAGCAGTCCGAGCAGGCGCGGGACCGGTTCGCCGCGGGTGTCACGAACAATCTGGAAGTAGTGCAGGCCCAGGAGGCGGTGGCCACCGCCAATGAGAACTTCATCTCGAGCCTGTATTCGTACAACCTGGCGCGGGCGCAGCTGGCCCGGGCCATGGGCGGCATTGAAAAGAACGTGGATGTCCTCTTCCCGGAAGGAAAGCAATAG
- a CDS encoding HlyD family secretion protein, producing the protein MEREVMETTPAAPPQKSSLVKPVAAVVLLLVVAGGGYAYWTHAAGRESTDDAQIDGRIHSVGARVGGTVIEVRVRDNQFVEAGTVLARIDPKDYEVAVAKAKADLAEAEATMQADRTEVPIMSASSASRLDSAHSAVQESKATLATAEQQVESAQVRVKSAQAMLRQAQANGVRAASDFKRYEALLAKDEISKQQYDAAKSAADATQAQVEAAQAQVHEAEQMVRVAQSQLGEHRAKLARSESDVKAAATAPQQVSATRSRADSSSAKMLQMKAALEQAELNLSYTTVRAPASGIVSQKSLEVGQIINAGQPLMAVVPMEDIWVVANFKENQLAHMKVGQRVEVAVDAYGGRKYQAHVESIAAATGARFSLLPAENSSGNYVKVVQRVPVKILFEKGQDPDHVLRPGMSVIPTVEVR; encoded by the coding sequence ATGGAACGCGAAGTAATGGAAACGACGCCCGCGGCGCCGCCGCAGAAGTCCTCGCTGGTCAAGCCGGTGGCGGCGGTGGTGCTGCTGCTCGTGGTCGCGGGCGGCGGCTATGCGTATTGGACCCACGCGGCCGGCCGCGAATCCACCGACGACGCCCAGATCGACGGGCGCATCCACTCGGTGGGCGCGCGGGTGGGCGGCACGGTGATTGAGGTCAGGGTAAGGGACAACCAGTTCGTGGAGGCTGGCACCGTGCTGGCGCGGATCGACCCGAAGGATTACGAGGTGGCGGTGGCCAAGGCGAAGGCCGACCTGGCCGAGGCTGAGGCGACGATGCAGGCGGACCGGACCGAGGTTCCGATCATGTCGGCTTCGTCGGCGAGCCGGCTGGATTCAGCGCATTCCGCGGTGCAGGAGTCGAAGGCGACACTGGCGACGGCGGAGCAGCAGGTGGAATCGGCTCAGGTGCGGGTGAAGTCGGCGCAGGCGATGCTGCGGCAGGCGCAGGCGAACGGGGTGCGGGCGGCGAGCGACTTCAAACGCTACGAGGCGCTGCTGGCGAAGGACGAGATCTCGAAACAGCAGTATGACGCGGCCAAGTCGGCGGCGGATGCGACTCAGGCGCAGGTGGAAGCGGCCCAGGCGCAGGTGCACGAAGCGGAGCAGATGGTGCGGGTGGCGCAGAGCCAGTTGGGCGAGCACCGGGCGAAGCTGGCGCGGTCGGAGTCCGATGTGAAGGCGGCAGCCACGGCTCCGCAACAGGTATCGGCGACACGGTCACGGGCGGATTCGTCCAGCGCCAAGATGCTGCAAATGAAGGCGGCCTTGGAGCAGGCGGAGCTCAACCTGAGCTACACGACGGTGCGCGCGCCGGCCAGTGGGATTGTCAGCCAGAAGAGCCTGGAAGTGGGGCAGATCATCAACGCTGGGCAGCCGCTGATGGCGGTGGTCCCGATGGAAGACATCTGGGTGGTGGCGAACTTCAAGGAGAACCAATTGGCCCACATGAAGGTGGGGCAGAGGGTGGAGGTCGCGGTGGATGCGTACGGCGGCCGGAAGTATCAGGCGCATGTGGAGAGCATCGCGGCGGCGACGGGGGCGCGGTTCAGCCTGCTGCCGGCGGAGAACTCGTCGGGCAACTATGTGAAGGTGGTGCAGCGGGTGCCGGTGAAGATCCTGTTTGAGAAGGGTCAGGATCCGGACCATGTGCTGCGGCCGGGTATGTCGGTGATCCCGACGGTCGAGGTCCGCTAA
- a CDS encoding cytidylate kinase-like family protein, translating into MRYRALTVAREYGSGGAAVAKIVAAKLGWRLLDNTLVQEIARAAQVSPELVRQFDEKVDSWLHRVSRVALWQGAIEGVAGPVGTNIFDAETEAQLAGDLIREAYAQGQCVIVGRAAQCLLQDKADVFHAFVYAPWDQRVKRIQRRVPDCADAVSEIVNTDKVRAQYVKERFDCVWSDPHLYDLMVSSGLGEEEAASVIVQAMSFEERL; encoded by the coding sequence ATGCGATACCGCGCACTCACAGTGGCCCGGGAGTACGGCAGCGGCGGAGCTGCCGTGGCGAAGATTGTCGCTGCCAAACTCGGCTGGCGGTTATTGGATAACACGCTGGTGCAGGAGATCGCGCGGGCGGCGCAGGTGTCTCCGGAGCTCGTGCGGCAGTTCGACGAGAAAGTGGACTCGTGGCTGCACCGGGTGAGCCGGGTGGCGCTGTGGCAGGGGGCGATCGAGGGGGTGGCGGGCCCGGTGGGGACCAACATCTTCGACGCCGAGACCGAGGCGCAACTGGCCGGGGATCTGATCAGGGAAGCCTACGCGCAGGGGCAGTGCGTGATTGTCGGGCGGGCCGCGCAGTGCCTGCTGCAAGACAAGGCGGATGTGTTCCATGCGTTCGTGTATGCGCCGTGGGATCAACGAGTTAAGCGGATCCAGCGGCGTGTGCCAGACTGCGCGGACGCGGTGTCGGAGATCGTGAATACGGACAAGGTGCGAGCGCAGTATGTGAAGGAGCGGTTCGACTGCGTGTGGTCGGATCCGCATCTGTACGACTTGATGGTGAGCTCCGGCCTGGGCGAGGAGGAGGCGGCCTCGGTGATCGTCCAAGCCATGTCCTTTGAGGAACGCCTATGA
- a CDS encoding DHA2 family efflux MFS transporter permease subunit produces MSATAERPHVNPWIVAIAVMFGTFMEVLDTTVVNVSLPHIAGSMSASIDEATWALTSYLVANAMILPITGWLANFFGRKRLLMMSVIGFTVASFFCGFAPTLPILIIFRVIQGAAGGALQPLSQAVLLEAFPPDQRGKAMGFWGLGIVVAPILGPVLGGWLTDSYSWRWVFYINIPVGIASLLMTRWFVFDPPYIQRSKLGVDYWGIGLLAVGIGGLQIVLDKGQQEDWFASTWVLSTFIVALTALGWFIFHELRVKGPVVDLRVFKDRTYSTGTLLMTMLGFVLYGSMVLLPIWLQTLLGYPSLQAGWALAPRGLGSFIAMPLVGAMLSKFDARKFLATGLVVSSATLFQLSRLNLNAGYWDFFWPQFVQGVSLAMMFVPLTTITMSRIPKEKMGNAASMFNLLRNIGGSVGIAGVTTMVARFGQANTADLIHNITPYNQKAMGLMRGLQQSMMAHGSAPNVAYRQSYAQMFGLVQQQATILSFLEIFRILSMIFLALAPLVLIMKRPGKTAGPAAAH; encoded by the coding sequence ATGAGTGCGACCGCGGAACGGCCGCATGTGAATCCCTGGATCGTCGCCATCGCGGTGATGTTCGGCACCTTCATGGAGGTGTTGGACACCACGGTGGTGAACGTGTCGCTGCCGCACATCGCGGGCAGCATGTCGGCCTCGATCGACGAAGCCACGTGGGCGCTGACGTCGTATCTGGTGGCGAACGCGATGATTCTGCCCATCACGGGCTGGCTGGCTAACTTCTTTGGACGTAAGCGGTTGCTGATGATGTCGGTGATCGGGTTCACGGTGGCGTCGTTCTTCTGCGGTTTCGCGCCGACGCTGCCGATCCTGATTATTTTCCGCGTGATCCAGGGGGCGGCCGGGGGCGCACTGCAGCCGTTATCCCAGGCCGTGCTGCTGGAGGCGTTTCCGCCCGATCAGCGCGGAAAGGCCATGGGGTTCTGGGGGTTGGGTATCGTGGTGGCTCCGATTCTGGGGCCGGTGCTGGGCGGCTGGCTGACGGATTCGTATAGCTGGCGCTGGGTGTTCTACATCAATATCCCGGTGGGGATTGCGTCGCTGCTGATGACGCGCTGGTTTGTGTTCGATCCGCCGTACATCCAACGCAGCAAGCTGGGCGTAGATTACTGGGGCATCGGACTGCTGGCGGTGGGTATCGGCGGGCTGCAGATCGTGCTGGACAAGGGCCAACAGGAAGACTGGTTTGCTTCGACCTGGGTTCTGAGCACCTTCATCGTGGCTCTGACAGCGCTGGGGTGGTTTATTTTCCATGAATTGCGGGTGAAGGGACCGGTTGTGGACCTGCGCGTGTTCAAGGACCGGACGTACTCCACGGGCACACTGCTGATGACGATGCTCGGGTTCGTTCTGTACGGCAGTATGGTGCTGCTGCCCATCTGGCTGCAGACGCTGCTGGGCTACCCCTCGCTGCAGGCCGGTTGGGCGCTGGCGCCGCGCGGGCTTGGCTCGTTCATTGCCATGCCTCTGGTGGGGGCGATGCTGTCGAAGTTCGACGCTCGGAAGTTTCTGGCCACCGGATTGGTGGTTTCCTCCGCGACGCTATTCCAACTCTCTCGCCTGAATCTGAACGCGGGTTATTGGGACTTCTTCTGGCCACAGTTTGTCCAGGGTGTGTCGCTGGCGATGATGTTCGTGCCGTTGACGACCATCACGATGTCGCGGATCCCAAAGGAAAAGATGGGCAACGCGGCGAGTATGTTCAATCTGCTGAGGAACATCGGAGGAAGCGTGGGCATCGCGGGCGTCACCACGATGGTGGCGCGGTTCGGACAGGCGAATACGGCGGACCTGATCCACAACATCACGCCCTACAACCAGAAGGCCATGGGCCTGATGCGTGGGTTGCAGCAGTCGATGATGGCGCACGGTTCGGCTCCCAATGTCGCCTACCGGCAGAGCTACGCCCAGATGTTCGGATTGGTGCAGCAACAGGCGACGATTCTGTCGTTCCTGGAGATCTTCCGCATTCTATCGATGATCTTCCTGGCGCTGGCGCCTCTGGTGCTGATCATGAAGAGGCCAGGGAAGACGGCGGGACCTGCGGCGGCGCACTAG
- a CDS encoding Fic family protein: MYLWQRTEWPKFLWRADFLAELLAGVRHRQGRLLGQMEALGFPSRQEAVLQTLTADVLKSSEIEGERLDLEQVRSSIARRLGVDIGALKPADRHVEGVVEMMLDATGRYDQPLTRERLFDWHAALFPTGRSGITKIRVGAWRDDVTGPMEVVSGPMGKEHVHFEAPPAARLDGEMARFLEWFEAGPSMDPVLKAGLAHLWFVTVHPFDDGNGRIARAVADLMLARSEGSGQRFYSMSAEIRQERAAYYQILEETQRGPLDVTPWLEWFLRTLDRAIGGAHGTLGNVLQQAHFWDSIAQIPLNERQRLVLKKMLGGFEGKLTTSKYAKLAKCSHDTALRDIAALVERGALVRGAEGGRSTHYELAGL, translated from the coding sequence ATGTACCTGTGGCAACGGACTGAATGGCCGAAGTTCCTGTGGCGGGCTGACTTCCTGGCGGAGTTGCTGGCCGGGGTTCGCCACCGGCAGGGGCGGCTGCTGGGGCAAATGGAAGCGCTTGGGTTTCCATCCCGGCAGGAGGCCGTGCTGCAGACTCTAACGGCGGACGTCCTGAAGAGTAGTGAGATCGAAGGGGAGCGGCTGGACCTGGAGCAGGTTCGCTCTTCCATCGCCCGGCGGCTGGGTGTGGACATCGGAGCCTTGAAGCCGGCGGATCGCCATGTGGAAGGCGTCGTCGAGATGATGCTGGACGCGACCGGACGGTATGACCAGCCCCTGACGCGCGAGCGGTTGTTCGACTGGCATGCGGCGCTGTTTCCCACGGGCCGCAGTGGAATCACAAAGATCCGGGTGGGCGCATGGCGGGACGACGTGACGGGTCCGATGGAGGTTGTTTCCGGACCCATGGGGAAGGAACACGTCCACTTCGAGGCACCTCCGGCAGCGCGGTTGGACGGGGAGATGGCGCGGTTCCTGGAATGGTTTGAGGCGGGTCCGTCGATGGATCCGGTGCTGAAGGCCGGGCTGGCGCACTTGTGGTTTGTGACCGTGCATCCGTTTGACGACGGGAATGGACGCATCGCGCGAGCGGTGGCGGACCTGATGCTGGCGCGGTCGGAAGGGAGCGGGCAGCGGTTCTACAGCATGTCGGCCGAGATCCGGCAGGAGCGGGCGGCGTACTACCAGATCCTGGAAGAGACGCAGCGGGGGCCGCTAGATGTGACGCCGTGGCTGGAGTGGTTTCTGCGGACGCTGGACCGGGCGATTGGGGGTGCGCACGGAACGCTGGGCAACGTCCTGCAGCAGGCGCACTTCTGGGATTCCATCGCGCAGATTCCACTGAACGAGCGGCAGCGGTTGGTGTTGAAGAAAATGCTGGGCGGGTTTGAGGGGAAGCTGACGACCTCGAAGTACGCGAAGCTGGCCAAGTGCTCGCACGATACGGCGTTACGAGATATTGCGGCGCTGGTGGAGCGCGGGGCGCTGGTGCGGGGGGCGGAAGGTGGGCGGAGCACGCACTATGAGCTGGCGGGTTTGTAG
- a CDS encoding crosslink repair DNA glycosylase YcaQ family protein, giving the protein MKSPLNEKLRAWWSHRQALDGRMANSAPADVLAQTGWARSVGGVGPYLTLLSRAGTTREAADQAVTRLEIHELPCTRGCTYVVPAADFAFALKAGASFGSGDMKAALKLGVTEKEVDKLCAAVIDALAKGPMEPDEIRSATGNASRSLGEEGKKKGLTTTLPLALGQLQTTGDIRRIPTNGRLDQQRYRYTLWRPNPLAKSKMTTEEIHIELARRYFQWIGPATQAELQWFTALNGRDTKASLAALKLEKLEGDKLILAEDRDEFESFQVPKQAHYVLTSSIDGLSLLRRDLLSLLDPADAANPLLQSTGRGSLLMELPSHAIFDRGRLVGLWEYDPATESIAWASFIPKNKELERAVARTEEYVRTQLGDARSFSLDSPKSRVPRIEALRQASR; this is encoded by the coding sequence ATGAAGTCCCCTCTAAATGAGAAACTTCGGGCCTGGTGGTCGCACCGCCAGGCCCTCGATGGCCGCATGGCCAACTCCGCGCCCGCCGACGTCCTGGCCCAGACCGGTTGGGCCCGCTCCGTCGGCGGCGTGGGTCCCTATCTGACCCTCCTGTCCCGCGCCGGAACCACCCGCGAAGCCGCCGATCAAGCCGTCACCCGGCTCGAGATCCACGAACTACCCTGCACCCGCGGCTGCACCTACGTTGTCCCCGCCGCCGATTTCGCGTTCGCCCTCAAGGCCGGAGCCAGCTTCGGCAGCGGCGACATGAAGGCCGCCCTGAAACTCGGCGTGACGGAGAAGGAGGTCGACAAGCTCTGCGCCGCCGTGATCGACGCCCTCGCCAAGGGACCCATGGAGCCGGACGAGATCCGCTCCGCCACCGGCAACGCCTCCCGCAGCCTCGGCGAGGAGGGCAAAAAGAAGGGACTCACCACCACCCTGCCGCTCGCCCTGGGCCAGCTCCAAACCACCGGCGATATCCGCCGCATCCCCACCAACGGCCGTCTCGATCAGCAGCGTTACCGCTACACCCTCTGGCGTCCCAACCCCCTCGCCAAGTCCAAGATGACCACAGAGGAGATCCACATCGAGCTCGCCCGTCGCTACTTCCAGTGGATCGGCCCGGCCACCCAGGCTGAGCTCCAGTGGTTCACCGCGCTCAACGGCCGGGACACCAAGGCCTCCCTCGCCGCACTGAAACTCGAAAAGCTGGAAGGCGACAAGCTGATCCTGGCCGAGGACCGCGACGAGTTCGAATCCTTCCAGGTCCCTAAACAGGCCCACTACGTCCTCACCAGTTCCATCGACGGTCTCAGTCTGCTGCGCCGCGATTTGCTAAGCCTGCTAGACCCCGCCGACGCCGCAAACCCGCTGCTCCAGAGCACCGGCCGCGGCAGCTTATTGATGGAACTCCCCAGCCACGCCATCTTCGACCGCGGCCGCCTGGTCGGCCTCTGGGAGTATGACCCCGCCACCGAATCCATCGCCTGGGCCTCGTTCATTCCAAAGAACAAGGAACTGGAAAGGGCCGTAGCCCGAACCGAGGAGTACGTGCGCACCCAACTCGGCGACGCCCGCTCGTTCAGTCTCGATAGCCCGAAGAGCCGTGTGCCGCGCATTGAGGCTCTCCGCCAAGCCAGCCGGTGA
- a CDS encoding VOC family protein encodes MIQRLSHVTIYVLDQDEAYDFYINKLGFEVRMDAKMDNGFRWLTVGPKGQPDLQIILMPTTPTPMMDKETSDTLRSLVKKGVLGAGVFKTANCQQTYEELKAKGVEFVQPPTERFYGIEALVKDNSGNWFSMTQPKEAYEVPSK; translated from the coding sequence ATGATTCAACGACTTTCGCACGTTACCATCTACGTTCTCGATCAGGACGAGGCGTACGACTTCTACATCAACAAACTCGGCTTTGAGGTCCGCATGGACGCCAAAATGGACAACGGCTTCCGCTGGCTCACCGTCGGACCCAAAGGCCAGCCCGACCTCCAGATCATCCTCATGCCCACCACGCCCACCCCCATGATGGACAAAGAGACTTCGGATACACTGAGGTCTCTGGTGAAGAAGGGAGTGCTCGGCGCGGGCGTCTTCAAAACCGCCAACTGCCAGCAGACCTACGAGGAGCTCAAAGCCAAAGGCGTCGAATTCGTGCAGCCGCCCACGGAACGGTTCTACGGCATCGAAGCGCTGGTCAAAGACAATTCGGGCAACTGGTTCAGCATGACCCAGCCCAAGGAAGCCTATGAAGTCCCCTCTAAATGA